From one Candidatus Kaelpia imicola genomic stretch:
- the dnaN gene encoding DNA polymerase III subunit beta — MKIKVERGEITQHLQDVIAAIPSRSTLPILSNLLLEAEENKLFITATDLEICIRKKIDVEVIQSGKITALGKKFYDILKEIPSDNILIEETKNFGVILRAEKCYFKLLGFSPQEYPDIPKIEGKSFKIDAKKLASMISKTYFACSKEETRYVLNGILFDFNEDSLSLVASDGRRLALCRENIKTGWSGKYIVPQKAVLELLKMSEKTETPLTVSLSEKNNQMAFSLPKTELITRLIEGDFPKYEEVIPQESDNKLTLNTKDFFQAIKRANLMTTTESVVVKIEVYKDKVVISKVTPELGEGCEELEADYKGEEIIIGFNPQYLLDILKNIDQSEIVFELNGVDKPGIIRIGSTYLYLVLPMQLM, encoded by the coding sequence ATGAAAATAAAAGTAGAGAGGGGAGAGATAACCCAACATTTACAAGATGTAATAGCAGCAATACCTTCAAGATCAACGTTACCGATTCTATCCAATCTGTTATTAGAGGCGGAAGAGAATAAACTTTTTATCACAGCTACGGATCTTGAAATATGTATTAGAAAAAAAATAGACGTGGAAGTAATACAATCAGGCAAGATTACAGCTTTAGGAAAAAAATTTTATGATATATTAAAAGAGATACCATCCGATAATATACTGATAGAAGAAACAAAAAATTTTGGAGTCATATTAAGAGCTGAGAAATGTTATTTTAAACTTTTAGGTTTTTCACCTCAAGAGTATCCCGATATACCAAAAATAGAAGGCAAAAGTTTTAAAATAGATGCCAAAAAGCTTGCCTCAATGATATCAAAAACTTATTTTGCTTGTTCAAAAGAAGAGACAAGGTATGTTTTAAACGGTATTCTATTTGATTTTAATGAAGACTCCTTAAGTTTAGTAGCAAGTGACGGCAGAAGGCTTGCGCTCTGTCGGGAAAACATTAAAACAGGATGGTCGGGTAAATATATAGTTCCTCAAAAAGCAGTGTTAGAGTTATTAAAAATGAGTGAAAAAACAGAAACCCCTTTAACTGTAAGCCTATCCGAAAAAAACAACCAGATGGCATTCTCTTTACCCAAAACAGAGCTGATTACACGTCTTATAGAAGGAGACTTTCCTAAATATGAAGAGGTTATACCCCAAGAGAGCGACAACAAGCTAACATTAAATACAAAGGATTTTTTTCAAGCAATTAAAAGAGCTAACCTTATGACAACCACGGAATCTGTTGTTGTAAAGATAGAGGTTTACAAAGATAAAGTTGTAATATCGAAAGTGACCCCCGAACTAGGAGAGGGGTGCGAAGAGCTGGAAGCGGACTATAAAGGAGAAGAGATAATAATAGGTTTCAACCCTCAATATTTATTGGATATTTTGAAAAATATCGATCAGAGCGAGATAGTATTTGAATTAAACGGAGTAGATAAACCCGGAATAATAAGGATAGGCTCTACATATCTCTATCTCGTTTTACCTATGCAGTTAATGTAA
- the dnaA gene encoding chromosomal replication initiator protein DnaA, whose amino-acid sequence MQKQDIAFWEEIEQRLIQEFGSHTYKFWIEPLEVKALSENTIELVVPNMFFSNWIRERYMDKILFFLRETTGREYNIKLSIKESKKRSENNNLALTPHLKSTPKNRTQLISKNVLEKLNPNNTFEEFVVGECNKLAHAATFAITLSPAKDYNPLFLYGGVGLGKTHLLHAMGHGIINRYPEFKVHYISSEEFTNQLIGAIQTRSTAKFRERYRSVDLLLIDDIQFLAGKTGMQEEFFHTFNALYDSHKQIVISSDRSPKEIPDLEERLVSRFHWGLVVDVQKPDYETRMAILKKKAAHAKLLIPESVLSYIAEKISSNIRELEGALLRVVAHSTLIEEKIDIVLAKKILQDMVKEEESRISIPYIQNKVAQFFNLSVEDLKSKSRKKYIALPRQIAIYFARKYTDSSLNGVGQAFGGRDHTTVMHAIQKIEKGRESNLKSVVDNLVDKIDKNM is encoded by the coding sequence ATGCAGAAACAAGATATTGCTTTTTGGGAGGAGATAGAACAGAGGCTGATTCAAGAGTTCGGCAGCCATACATACAAATTCTGGATAGAGCCTCTTGAAGTCAAAGCACTCTCTGAAAACACAATAGAGCTTGTTGTGCCTAATATGTTTTTCAGTAATTGGATCCGGGAAAGATATATGGACAAAATTCTTTTTTTCTTAAGAGAGACTACCGGAAGAGAGTACAATATTAAGCTTTCTATTAAAGAATCCAAAAAAAGAAGTGAAAATAATAATTTAGCATTAACTCCGCACCTCAAGAGTACACCGAAAAATAGAACACAATTAATATCCAAAAACGTGCTGGAGAAACTTAATCCCAACAACACGTTTGAAGAGTTTGTGGTTGGAGAATGCAACAAGCTTGCACACGCCGCAACCTTTGCAATAACACTATCGCCTGCGAAAGATTACAATCCGCTATTTTTATACGGCGGAGTAGGACTGGGAAAAACTCACCTGCTTCATGCTATGGGACATGGAATCATAAACCGCTATCCTGAGTTCAAAGTTCATTATATATCATCTGAAGAGTTTACCAACCAGCTGATAGGAGCAATACAGACCCGAAGTACTGCAAAGTTTAGAGAACGTTACCGCAGTGTCGATCTTTTATTAATAGACGATATACAATTTTTAGCGGGTAAGACAGGTATGCAGGAAGAGTTTTTTCATACTTTCAACGCACTCTATGATTCTCATAAACAGATAGTAATCTCTAGCGACCGCTCACCTAAAGAGATCCCGGACTTAGAAGAGCGGCTGGTCTCAAGGTTCCACTGGGGGTTGGTTGTTGATGTACAAAAGCCGGATTATGAGACCCGCATGGCAATCTTAAAGAAAAAAGCTGCACATGCAAAACTGTTAATACCAGAAAGTGTTCTCTCTTATATAGCAGAAAAAATATCTTCGAATATTCGGGAGCTGGAAGGTGCGCTGCTTAGAGTAGTGGCGCACTCTACTTTAATAGAAGAGAAAATAGATATTGTCTTGGCAAAAAAAATACTGCAAGATATGGTAAAAGAGGAAGAGAGTAGAATATCAATACCTTATATTCAAAATAAAGTTGCACAATTTTTTAATCTATCAGTAGAGGACTTAAAAAGTAAGTCGCGTAAAAAATATATTGCTCTGCCGCGTCAGATAGCAATATATTTTGCTAGAAAATATACCGATTCATCCCTAAACGGCGTAGGTCAAGCTTTTGGGGGTAGAGATCATACTACGGTTATGCATGCGATACAAAAAATAGAGAAGGGTAGAGAATCTAATTTAAAGAGCGTTGTGGATAACCTTGTGGATAAAATAGATAAAAACATGTAG